From one Shewanella sp. GD04112 genomic stretch:
- a CDS encoding SDR family oxidoreductase yields the protein MILLTGATGFVGSAVLFKLLEEKEVAIRTYGRRSLSALGNSRNLSIEQICGPITSDTDYSLAFKDISVVIHCAARVHLMQDDESNPLLLYREVNTEGTLNLAKQAVNAGIKRFIFVSSIKVNGESTELGKSFTYSDIRSPQDPYGVSKSEAEHHLIELSKETGLELVIIRPTLVYGPGVKANFASLMNLVSKGIPLPFGCITQNKRSLVSVTNLVDLIITCIDHPKAANQVFLVSDDHDVSTSEMVHEMAKALDKPSMQLPIPIWCYKLAGKLFNKSDVVDRLTGSLQVDISHTKQTLGWKPPQTLQEGFKQTAQAFLQAKTK from the coding sequence ATGATTTTATTAACCGGAGCTACAGGTTTTGTCGGAAGTGCAGTTTTATTTAAATTGTTGGAAGAGAAAGAGGTCGCGATTCGTACTTATGGCAGACGTTCACTTTCAGCATTAGGGAATAGTCGTAATCTAAGTATAGAACAAATATGTGGACCTATTACATCTGATACTGATTACTCTCTTGCCTTTAAGGATATTAGTGTAGTTATCCATTGTGCCGCCCGAGTCCATCTGATGCAAGATGATGAATCTAACCCATTGTTGTTATATCGAGAAGTAAATACTGAAGGTACGTTGAATCTTGCTAAACAGGCAGTAAATGCTGGAATAAAACGCTTCATTTTTGTTAGCAGTATTAAGGTTAATGGGGAAAGTACTGAACTCGGTAAGTCTTTTACCTACAGTGATATTAGAAGTCCACAAGATCCATATGGCGTTTCTAAATCTGAAGCAGAGCATCATTTGATTGAGTTATCCAAAGAAACAGGTTTAGAACTTGTCATCATTCGTCCTACTTTAGTTTATGGACCCGGTGTAAAAGCAAATTTTGCATCATTGATGAACTTGGTTTCTAAAGGAATTCCGCTGCCATTTGGTTGTATTACTCAAAATAAACGTAGTTTGGTGTCTGTTACCAATCTTGTTGATTTAATCATTACCTGCATTGACCATCCTAAAGCGGCTAATCAAGTATTCCTTGTTTCTGATGACCATGATGTTTCGACTTCTGAAATGGTTCATGAAATGGCAAAGGCACTAGATAAGCCTTCAATGCAACTCCCGATCCCCATTTGGTGTTATAAATTAGCGGGTAAACTATTTAACAAATCAGATGTGGTGGATAGGTTAACAGGTTCATTACAGGTTGATATCTCCCACACGAAACAAACTTTGGGTTGGAAGCCACCTCAGACTCTGCAAGAAGGCTTCAAACAAACAGCGCAAGCTTTTCTTCAAGCAAAAACTAAATGA
- a CDS encoding sugar transferase — MIRLIDFLAAFFGLLLLWPILLIVTIIGLFDTGSPIFIQTRVGKHKKPFNLVKFRTMSKDTASVASHLASNAAITKFGSFLRKTKIDELPQLINVLKGEMSLVGPRPNLFNQEELIAERDALGIYNVLPGVTGLAQVQNIDMSTPKLLAQTDKKMIDTLTLSRYFKYILMTATGSGSGDAVKPS, encoded by the coding sequence ATGATTCGTTTAATTGATTTTCTCGCAGCCTTCTTTGGACTGTTATTGCTATGGCCAATATTGCTCATCGTTACCATTATTGGTCTGTTTGATACTGGCTCACCGATTTTTATCCAAACTCGTGTCGGTAAGCATAAAAAGCCATTTAATTTGGTTAAGTTTCGTACAATGAGTAAAGATACCGCATCGGTTGCTAGTCATCTTGCAAGTAATGCAGCCATTACTAAGTTTGGCAGTTTTTTGCGAAAAACGAAAATTGATGAGTTGCCACAATTAATTAATGTACTAAAAGGTGAGATGAGTTTGGTTGGCCCTCGGCCCAACTTATTTAACCAAGAAGAGTTGATTGCTGAGCGTGATGCGTTAGGCATTTACAATGTTTTGCCTGGGGTGACGGGTTTAGCGCAAGTACAAAATATTGATATGTCTACACCTAAGCTGCTAGCTCAGACGGACAAGAAAATGATCGATACCTTAACTTTAAGCCGTTATTTTAAATATATCCTTATGACTGCTACGGGTAGTGGTAGTGGTGATGCTGTTAAGCCAAGTTAG
- a CDS encoding nucleoside-diphosphate sugar epimerase/dehydratase has protein sequence MEFLQFLFSLKRSQKRLVSVAVDSVFLLFAFWFALLVRLDSAEVLLKAQYWGLIALTIPISIAAYVRLGLYRAVLRYIGSQAFTAIVAGVLASTVVLVLLAYYGEVDLPRTVPFIYAAFALVFVGGARSLMRSLVGAGMNRRGEPVVIYGAGVSGRQTAIALAQSHEYHPIAFVDDDETLQGTVIQGLHVHAPQELRKLIKQKATTRVLLAMPSASRSRRQEIINQLEPLTVKVMTLPAMADLVSGDKLFSDVKEVEIEDLLGRDSVAPRQNLLSANIKNKVVMVTGAGGSIGSELCRQILKQSPKKLVLFELSEFALYSIERELCATAHDLGIDVRILPIMGSVQRENRVQAVMQAFNVQTVYHAAAYKHVPLVEHNVVEGVRNNVFGTLYTARAAIAAKVETFVLVSTDKAVRPTNIMGTTKRMAELALQALSKESHQTRFCMVRFGNVLGSSGSVVPLFRKQIANGGPVTVTHPEITRFFMTIPEASQLVIQAGAMGKGGDVFVLDMGKSVKIVDLAAKMIRLSGFDVKDEANPNGDIAIEFTGLRPGEKLYEELLIGDDVTGTDHERIMTANEICLPWAELELILNRLDKACHEFNHEAIREILLSAPTGFAPTDGICDLVWQQKKSSKPIDVKAKVVNLVS, from the coding sequence ATGGAATTTTTGCAATTTTTATTCTCGTTAAAACGTTCGCAAAAGCGTTTAGTCAGTGTTGCTGTAGACTCTGTGTTTTTGCTATTTGCTTTTTGGTTTGCATTACTTGTGCGTTTGGATTCGGCTGAGGTCTTACTTAAAGCCCAATACTGGGGGCTAATCGCGTTAACTATTCCTATCAGTATCGCCGCCTATGTAAGGCTGGGGCTTTATCGAGCAGTGCTGCGTTATATCGGTTCACAAGCTTTTACCGCAATAGTTGCAGGGGTTCTGGCGTCTACCGTTGTATTGGTTTTACTTGCCTATTACGGTGAGGTCGATTTACCTCGTACTGTGCCTTTTATTTATGCCGCCTTTGCTTTGGTGTTTGTGGGAGGGGCTAGATCGCTGATGCGTTCACTGGTGGGTGCCGGAATGAATCGCCGTGGTGAACCTGTAGTGATCTATGGTGCAGGTGTCAGTGGTCGTCAAACTGCCATTGCCCTTGCGCAAAGCCATGAATATCATCCAATTGCCTTTGTAGATGACGATGAAACTTTGCAAGGTACGGTAATTCAAGGCCTACATGTACATGCGCCGCAAGAGCTACGTAAGTTAATCAAGCAGAAAGCGACTACCCGTGTATTGCTTGCTATGCCGAGTGCTTCGCGTTCACGTAGGCAAGAAATTATTAATCAGCTTGAGCCACTTACTGTAAAAGTGATGACCTTACCCGCTATGGCAGATCTTGTTAGTGGGGATAAATTATTTAGTGATGTAAAAGAAGTAGAAATCGAAGATTTACTGGGCCGTGATTCTGTTGCACCTAGACAAAACCTATTGTCCGCTAACATCAAAAATAAAGTGGTGATGGTGACAGGGGCAGGGGGCTCGATTGGCTCTGAATTATGCCGGCAGATTTTAAAACAGTCACCTAAAAAGTTAGTGCTATTTGAGCTATCAGAATTTGCTTTGTACTCTATTGAACGTGAGCTCTGTGCTACTGCCCATGATTTGGGGATTGATGTGAGAATCTTACCTATTATGGGTTCTGTACAACGTGAAAATCGTGTACAAGCGGTAATGCAAGCCTTTAATGTACAAACTGTTTACCATGCAGCAGCCTACAAACACGTGCCTTTGGTTGAGCATAATGTGGTTGAAGGTGTTCGCAACAACGTATTTGGTACCTTGTATACAGCTAGAGCCGCCATTGCAGCAAAAGTTGAAACCTTTGTTTTGGTTTCTACCGATAAAGCCGTGCGCCCCACTAATATTATGGGTACCACTAAACGTATGGCCGAACTGGCATTGCAGGCGCTATCTAAAGAGTCGCATCAAACACGTTTTTGTATGGTACGTTTTGGTAATGTGCTGGGATCTTCAGGCTCAGTTGTGCCTTTGTTCCGTAAACAGATTGCTAATGGTGGCCCTGTTACTGTAACTCATCCTGAAATCACCCGCTTTTTTATGACCATTCCCGAAGCATCCCAGCTGGTTATTCAAGCAGGGGCAATGGGTAAGGGTGGCGATGTGTTTGTGCTTGATATGGGCAAGTCAGTCAAAATTGTTGATCTGGCGGCTAAAATGATCCGTCTCAGTGGTTTTGATGTGAAGGATGAAGCAAATCCCAACGGTGATATCGCAATTGAATTTACTGGCCTTCGCCCCGGTGAAAAATTGTATGAAGAGTTACTGATTGGCGATGATGTGACAGGTACAGACCATGAGCGGATTATGACTGCGAATGAAATTTGCCTGCCATGGGCTGAATTAGAGTTAATTCTTAATCGTTTAGATAAAGCTTGCCATGAGTTTAACCATGAGGCGATCCGTGAAATTTTGCTCTCGGCCCCGACGGGGTTTGCACCAACAGATGGTATTTGCGATTTAGTCTGGCAACAAAAGAAATCGTCTAAACCTATTGATGTTAAAGCTAAAGTAGTTAATTTGGTTTCTTAG
- the glmM gene encoding phosphoglucosamine mutase, translating to MSRKYFGTDGVRGKVGTFPITPDFAMKLGWAAGTVLASTGTKEVLIGKDTRISGYMLESAMEAGFSAAGVNVALIGPMPTPAVAYLASTFRADAGVVISASHNPYYDNGIKFFSNAGTKLNDAQELEIEALLEQALQHNAMQCVASEKLGKVRRIDDAAGRYIEFCKGTFPNHLSLTGLKIVVDSAHGAAYHIAPNVYRELGAEVISINDKPNGVNINDHCGATHLDSLQTAVMVHEADLGIALDGDADRVMFVDHNGHVVDGDEILFILAQAAFQKGEMVGGVVGTLMSNLGLELALKQMDIPFVRAKVGDRYVVEQLKETGWQLGGEGSGHILSLKHASTGDGIVASLQILKAILESGKRLADIKAGMTKLPQVLINVRLSSGSADSILALDSVKQAVVIAEEVLGDKGRVLLRKSGTEPLMRVMVESTDIALTQQQAEYIAQAVKAA from the coding sequence ATGTCTAGGAAGTATTTTGGTACCGATGGTGTGCGTGGCAAGGTGGGTACATTCCCTATAACGCCTGATTTTGCGATGAAGTTAGGTTGGGCGGCTGGCACTGTGCTGGCGTCCACTGGCACTAAAGAAGTGTTGATTGGTAAAGATACCCGTATTAGTGGCTATATGCTTGAGTCGGCAATGGAGGCGGGCTTTTCGGCGGCGGGTGTGAATGTGGCGTTGATTGGCCCTATGCCAACACCTGCGGTGGCGTATTTGGCGTCGACGTTTCGCGCCGATGCGGGGGTGGTGATCAGTGCCTCCCACAATCCTTATTACGACAATGGGATTAAGTTTTTTTCAAACGCTGGCACTAAGTTAAATGATGCGCAGGAGCTTGAAATTGAAGCCTTGTTAGAGCAGGCACTGCAGCATAATGCGATGCAGTGTGTGGCTTCTGAAAAACTGGGTAAAGTGCGTCGCATTGATGATGCTGCCGGTCGTTATATTGAGTTTTGTAAGGGAACCTTCCCGAATCACTTAAGTTTGACGGGGTTGAAGATTGTTGTCGATAGCGCCCATGGCGCCGCTTACCATATCGCGCCGAATGTGTACCGTGAGTTAGGGGCTGAGGTGATTAGCATTAATGACAAACCTAATGGGGTAAATATTAATGACCATTGCGGTGCAACACATTTAGATAGTTTGCAAACCGCCGTGATGGTGCATGAGGCCGATTTAGGTATTGCATTAGATGGCGATGCGGATAGGGTGATGTTTGTTGACCATAATGGCCATGTGGTTGATGGTGATGAAATTTTATTTATTCTGGCACAAGCTGCGTTCCAAAAAGGTGAAATGGTCGGCGGTGTGGTTGGTACTTTAATGTCAAACCTTGGTTTAGAACTGGCCCTTAAGCAAATGGACATTCCCTTTGTACGTGCAAAGGTGGGCGATCGTTATGTGGTTGAGCAGCTTAAAGAAACGGGTTGGCAACTGGGCGGCGAAGGTTCTGGGCATATTTTGAGTTTAAAGCACGCTTCAACGGGTGATGGTATTGTGGCGTCTCTACAGATACTTAAAGCTATTTTAGAGTCAGGCAAACGTTTAGCCGATATTAAAGCGGGCATGACCAAGTTGCCGCAAGTACTTATTAATGTACGTTTATCATCAGGCAGTGCCGACAGCATTTTGGCTTTAGACAGTGTTAAGCAAGCGGTGGTAATCGCTGAGGAAGTTTTAGGGGATAAGGGGCGAGTATTATTGCGTAAATCGGGTACTGAACCCTTAATGAGAGTGATGGTTGAATCCACGGACATTGCCTTGACCCAACAACAAGCTGAATATATCGCTCAGGCAGTCAAAGCGGCATAA
- a CDS encoding type II toxin-antitoxin system Phd/YefM family antitoxin — MNIETISFLKKNAASLTLDEPMIITQNGVPAYVIESVADRNRRDEAIALLKLVSFAKSDQQNGRTMSSNAFKERLAGRKMALKDNK; from the coding sequence ATGAACATAGAAACAATCAGTTTTTTGAAGAAAAATGCCGCGAGCTTAACCCTCGATGAACCGATGATTATTACTCAAAATGGTGTACCTGCTTACGTTATCGAGTCGGTAGCGGATAGAAATCGACGTGATGAGGCGATAGCTTTACTCAAGCTAGTCAGTTTTGCAAAAAGCGATCAACAAAATGGCCGCACTATGTCATCAAATGCATTCAAGGAACGCTTGGCGGGTCGTAAAATGGCTTTAAAGGATAATAAGTAG
- a CDS encoding type II toxin-antitoxin system RelE/ParE family toxin, whose translation MSVVKLEYTKTFEDTVDSAISHYSQWHDEITIIERVEAVIEAFEASVTQNPLSHALCQELVELGITQVRHAIKEDFRILYEVSYINDESLVTVLLFLNQRQSIQNQLINHCLVYK comes from the coding sequence ATGTCTGTGGTAAAACTTGAATATACCAAGACATTTGAAGATACCGTAGATAGTGCTATATCTCACTATTCCCAATGGCATGACGAGATCACTATTATTGAGAGAGTTGAGGCAGTTATTGAGGCATTTGAAGCATCTGTGACGCAAAATCCTTTGAGCCATGCATTATGTCAAGAGTTAGTTGAACTTGGCATTACTCAAGTAAGGCACGCGATAAAAGAGGATTTTAGAATACTGTACGAGGTTAGCTACATTAATGATGAGTCTCTTGTTACTGTGCTACTTTTTTTGAACCAACGACAAAGCATACAGAATCAACTGATCAATCATTGCTTGGTTTATAAGTAA
- a CDS encoding molecular chaperone DnaJ, with protein sequence MSLMNIINTSASSQSRNRSQILEKLWKDYEKKQLRNKRYQTKLEGFYREFTSQLLEKEQAVCDASAQWVRHLLTFVPRKSIKGRQREALLEWIDEEISIIESNPFNPINTHEIRDSFTSLLMAYQATLPKQDIGQHELDAFREELESMFGFELDIDDAQLSELIDEPAKFQAFFEQKLAEQHNKAFDDGDAENAFEQDEAEYDAQEDDFFFESSQPEQALSLELFSDKTMTKLYRQLANQFHPDKEPEPAKKALKKELMQQLSQAKKSKDAVALLMLALEYLPEYKLEADADMIKRIEAALQVKISLLNQDYQSMQNGDDIKSMIWQRFGSGSKASRARELAQYGDHLTIETEELLAKVTKIKTVQAIQKELNQRSRRGSFNDIFDLAMFNDETFDEFWQYK encoded by the coding sequence ATGTCATTAATGAACATCATCAATACTTCGGCTTCAAGTCAATCACGTAACCGCTCGCAAATACTCGAAAAATTGTGGAAAGACTACGAAAAAAAGCAATTAAGAAATAAACGCTATCAAACAAAATTAGAGGGTTTTTATCGCGAGTTCACCTCACAATTACTTGAAAAAGAGCAGGCCGTATGTGATGCCTCAGCCCAATGGGTGCGTCATTTATTGACTTTTGTGCCGCGTAAATCCATTAAAGGTCGCCAAAGGGAGGCGCTGCTAGAATGGATTGACGAAGAAATAAGTATTATTGAATCGAACCCGTTTAATCCTATCAATACTCACGAAATACGCGATAGCTTCACTAGCTTGCTTATGGCTTATCAAGCAACCTTGCCTAAGCAAGACATTGGTCAGCACGAGCTTGATGCTTTTCGTGAAGAGTTAGAATCTATGTTTGGCTTTGAGTTGGATATAGACGATGCGCAACTGTCTGAACTCATTGATGAACCGGCGAAGTTCCAGGCATTTTTTGAGCAAAAATTGGCTGAGCAGCACAATAAGGCTTTTGATGACGGCGACGCTGAAAATGCGTTTGAGCAAGATGAGGCTGAGTATGATGCCCAAGAGGATGATTTTTTCTTTGAATCGAGTCAACCAGAGCAAGCATTAAGCCTTGAGTTATTTAGCGATAAAACCATGACCAAATTGTATCGACAATTGGCGAATCAATTTCATCCCGATAAAGAGCCTGAACCTGCTAAAAAGGCGCTAAAAAAAGAGTTGATGCAGCAACTATCTCAAGCCAAGAAAAGCAAGGATGCTGTCGCCTTGCTGATGTTGGCCCTTGAATATCTGCCAGAGTATAAGCTTGAGGCCGATGCAGATATGATTAAACGTATTGAGGCTGCGTTGCAGGTTAAAATTAGTTTATTAAATCAAGATTATCAATCAATGCAGAATGGCGATGATATTAAAAGTATGATTTGGCAACGTTTTGGGAGTGGTTCAAAAGCATCACGCGCTAGGGAGTTGGCCCAATATGGTGATCATCTCACGATTGAAACTGAAGAGTTACTCGCAAAAGTGACTAAGATCAAAACAGTACAAGCGATACAAAAGGAATTAAACCAACGTAGCCGACGGGGGAGTTTTAACGACATTTTTGATCTTGCTATGTTTAATGACGAAACTTTTGATGAATTTTGGCAATACAAATAG